The genomic stretch GTAATGAGCTATTCTTCTTCCACTGGTTCCGCTTCATCGCCCCATTGGACATGTTGAAATTGTCCATTAGTGACGACTACTTCAGTGCCATTTTCATCATCCAGTGCCTCGAAGTGGAAAGTACCTGATATGGACTTCGCGACTGGATCAAACTCCGTTACGGTAAGGCTCACTTTCCGTGTGTGATTGGAACTGGCTTTAAAAATATGCTCGTCGGTATTGACTGAAGGCCGCTTTTCCACGGCTCCCAACACTCCCTTGTAATGTGAACTCCCTTCTGTAATAGGGGTCCAAGTGGTGAAGGTATCGCCTGTTTGAATGTCTGTGACTTGCTCGCCCCCCAGTTTAAACCCTACTGCCAATGCTCCTCCGTCGTCAGAAAGCTGCACGGCATATACGGTAAGCACAAAAGCACCCTCAGCTTTTTCGATATCCGCCATCACAAAGTCCAAAGCAAGAAGCCCCTCTCCATTCACTGCTTCAAAAGGCTTTCCATTGACTTCACAAGTCACTTTTTCTGCATTGGCCATATCCAAGTCCGTCTTGGTATCCAGTGATGTAATACACCCACTGAGACAGGCAAAGAGTAAAATAGCCAATAAATATATTTGTCTGCTAAATAGGTTCATATCAAAATAAAAATATAGTTGGTTTATGTATTGTATGGTTTCACACCTATATATGAGAATTTAATCTACATTTTGTAGAAAACCGCCCACTACAATAGCTGATGTTTTTTTTGTAATCCTTTTTCGAGCTGTGTTAACGTGCCTTTTGCCCATTTTCCAGATGTATTATTCATAAAATATGCCACCAACGATAATCTTTTATCCTCACCATAAAAAAAGCTGACCACCAGATGTGATCAGCTCAAATCAAAAAACTCCTTACGTTGTCATCAAATTTACTTTATCATAAATTGATCAATTCATTAGATTACCACTTCTAGAATTGCATTTTTTGGAATATGGATACTTGCTTTAAGGCAGACCCTTGTATCGGTCACAGCCCATACTGTGGTCTCCACCATCAAATGATTCATCTCATCATCACATAAATAAAGCTTTACTTTCAGATGATCTAAATTTCCCAGTATAAGGGCATTCATCAGCTGCCTTTCACGATGGTTTATTTCCTCTTGCGTAGCCAGTACCTCATGGCTAGCTAATTTCAGCCCAAGTAATTGTTCTTTTTCAAGATGTATTAGCGTTTTCATATGTGTGCTACTTTTAGAGAAGGTTTGGTAATGGCTTCATGGATACGCTTTTCCCAAGTTTTGGCCAAAATAGGCTCATTGACCAAGCCAGAGAATTTCTCTCCATCATATACTTCCAGCATACACTGCTGCCCAGGAACTTCCCCTTCCAATATCAACTCGATTTTATCGATTATTTTATCCCCCAGTGAATTATCACGGGATTTTATCCGCCTTATTTTCTCATTAATATGCACCCGGCGAATTGTCTTTAAATCTATGATTATTGGTTCACCTCCGCCGACATCTTCCAGATAGACAAGTTGACATTTTACCTCATCCAGGCCTAAAAAGTACTGGTTTCTCCAAAGTTCCGTAAAATGCAAGGATAAATCGTGCATTCGTGCAAATTCCAAGATGCGCTTGTTTACCTGCGCTTGTTTTCTTTTATTTTTTTTACTGTGTATGACAAATGGTATGGCAAATGCAATGATCATCACCACCACAAATACCATGGATATCGTATCAATCATGTCGGTTGTTGATTGCGTAGTCGCTTAAAAGCACTACTGGTATAGAAATTTATTTCCCTGTCCCCTATCCTACGGGAAACAGCGTTATTGATAAATAACCATGGAAATGTTACCAGAAAAAATGGCTGGGAAATATGATCTCTCTAATACCAAAAGGGATGGCTGTTTTGGAACACAGAAAAATCTGCTCCAACAATTGCCTTTCCAGGATTCTTAAACCACAGAAAAAACCACCCACAAAATGATTCGTCTCCCGTGTTTGATCTACATTTGACGAACCTATGCTCCAATCATGCTCTGTAAGATTTATCGCATTTGGAGTAAAATTGCTCCAAGTCGTGACCGATACAGTATCTTTTTTAGAATAGGTATCGTGGACACTGGTGGAAAAATAACCGCTGAGTAAAACAAAACAGGTCATCAGCAGAGCGCTCATTACCCCTGAAAAACCTATTATTTTTTGTTTACTCATTGTTGTTTATCGATCAAATACTATTAATAAAAGCTCTACTGACTAAAAGGCCAAAGAGCTATTATTTAAAACGACAAAGCTCAAAAAAAACGTTTGTTATTTTCTAATAATTTATCTGATAAAATTTAGTAATGGCTGTCTCATAAGTCAAATTGACTGTCATCCGCTTGAGACGACAGGAAAAATCCCAAATCCACATTTTAGTAAAATTAAAGGGGGTAGGATTTCTCCTTGGGCCAAAATGACACGTTACGAGACAGCCTCTTTTAACATTTAGCTTATCTTTTGGAAAGCCTGCTCCAGATCTGCACGGATGTCATCGATGTGCTCGATGCCAAGACTAATTCTCAGCATTCCAGGGGTCACACCAGCAGCGGCTTGTTCTTTGTCAGACAGTTGCTGGTGAGTGGTGGCTGCAGGCTGTATGATCAGCGTCTTGGCATCCCCGACATTGGCGAGGTGACTGATGAGCTGTAAGCTGTCCACCAGCTTTTCACCTGCCTCTTTTCCTCCTTTTACTTCAAAAGTCAATACCCCTCCAAATCCATTTTTGAGGTATTTCTTTGCCAAGGCATGATGGCTGTGGCTTTCCAAGCCGGGGTAGCTTACTTTAGACACTTGAGGATGCTTTTCTAGCCACCTGGCCAAGACCAGGGCATTTTCAACGGTTCGCTCAGCACGAAGTGAAAGTGTTTCCAAACCCTGAATCAGCAAGAAGCTATTGAACGGACTGATCGCTGGGCCAAAATCACGAAGACCTTCCACCCTCGCACGGATGGTAAAAGCAATGTTTGGCAGGCCAAGCGGATTTCCTTCTCCAAAGACCTCCCAGAAATTCAGTCCATGATAGCCTTCTGAAGGTTCTGAAAACTGCGGATATTTACCATTTCCCCAGTTGTAATTACCTCCATCCACGATGATCCCGCCGATGGAAGTCCCATGGCCGCCAATCCATTTGGTAGCAGATGCCACCACGATGTGTGCACCATGCTCAAGTGGCCTAAAAAGGTATCCACCCGCTCCAAAGGTATTGTCCACCACTAAGGGGATGTCATGTTTCTTTGAAAGCTCAGCTAATTTTTCAAAATCAGGCACATTGAACCCGGGATTTCCAATCGTCTCCACGTACAAGGCCTTGGTCTTGTCATCGATCAGCTTTTCAAGGTCTTCGGCCTTTTCACTATCAGCAAAACGCGCAGATATCCCCAACCGTTTAAAAGCCACTTTGAACTGGTTATAAGTACCGCCATATAAGTATGGAGAGGTTACAAAGTTCTCTCCACTCTCCAGAATATTGCTCAAAGCGATAAACTGAGCAGCTTGTCCGGAGCTGACCGCCAGAGCAGCAACTCCCCCTTCCAAGGCAGCCATGCGCTTCTCAAATACGTCATTGGTCGGATTCATGATCCGTGTATAGATATTCCCAAACTCCTTCAGCCCAAAAAGATTGGCGCCATGTTCTGCAGAATTGAACACATAGGAACTGGTTTGATAAATCGGAACGGCTCGGGAATTAGTATTGGTATCAGGTTCGTGTCCTGCATGAAGCTGCAAGGTTTCAAATTTTAAGTTGTTTTCAGACATTTTAAATATGGTTATTTAGAAGATTTATTCATCAAATAGTATGGACATTTTGTCCATCACTGCTATACCAAAAATAATAATTACCGCGGTATTTTAGTGTTTTTTTTGTTGAATTTATCCAACTGGTCAGTCCCATATGCCAAGGAATAAAATTAGGAATAGATAGTCAATACCGTTAACAGACTCGGTTTGAAAACCGCTACTGCCCCAAAGCAATCCCTCAATGTTATTAATAACCTGAGCTCGATTTTAAATACCGTCACTGCGAGCCTGCCTTTGGCTTCAGACAGGACGTAGGATAGGATTTGCAGAAAGGGCGTGGCAACTCGCCGCAGCGAGTTGCCACGCCCTTTCCTGCCCTATTTCAATGCTAATAGAGTTCGAAATGAACAAATAATCATATCTTATTCATCGATACCAGGCCCCAGCAGGTATTTCCTGCTTATTTCCATCAGCATCAGTCCAAAAAAGGTTTAAAGGTGTATTTCTTGTTTCCTTGAGATAGTAAATTTTTACTGGATGCAGCCCTTTTTGGAGGTGAACGGTGCCTTCAGGAGAATGGTCTGTAGCATAGTTTCCATCCAATACTCCAATATCATGAATCCTCATAAAAAAGTGACTCCTTCCCCTATCTGCTGAAAAGGTATATTTCCCATCTTCTGGAACAGCCAAATA from Echinicola soli encodes the following:
- a CDS encoding O-acetylhomoserine aminocarboxypropyltransferase/cysteine synthase family protein translates to MSENNLKFETLQLHAGHEPDTNTNSRAVPIYQTSSYVFNSAEHGANLFGLKEFGNIYTRIMNPTNDVFEKRMAALEGGVAALAVSSGQAAQFIALSNILESGENFVTSPYLYGGTYNQFKVAFKRLGISARFADSEKAEDLEKLIDDKTKALYVETIGNPGFNVPDFEKLAELSKKHDIPLVVDNTFGAGGYLFRPLEHGAHIVVASATKWIGGHGTSIGGIIVDGGNYNWGNGKYPQFSEPSEGYHGLNFWEVFGEGNPLGLPNIAFTIRARVEGLRDFGPAISPFNSFLLIQGLETLSLRAERTVENALVLARWLEKHPQVSKVSYPGLESHSHHALAKKYLKNGFGGVLTFEVKGGKEAGEKLVDSLQLISHLANVGDAKTLIIQPAATTHQQLSDKEQAAAGVTPGMLRISLGIEHIDDIRADLEQAFQKIS